In Gallus gallus isolate bGalGal1 chromosome 8, bGalGal1.mat.broiler.GRCg7b, whole genome shotgun sequence, one DNA window encodes the following:
- the ARHGAP29 gene encoding rho GTPase-activating protein 29 isoform X3 → MGCPFSIPGLFLGVEMLENQDGLHQVVHERLGELLRVLKAVINKHQTLNSVDILSAAGTVIAKVKAVNFKEVNEENKRELFSEVFSSIEALAFTFGNVISDFLMGDVDNGSSLGLPVSRRSRSFENLSVESGGSLHERDDIQGHLRAEEVDNMLLRNDSGIESALSYAKAWSKYTKDVVAWVEKKLSLEVECAKNLAKMAETIKAAVGPQDYMPFQSIFLNALQNDIENNQLWQQTAAALQSNKFVQPLLGRKNELDRQRKEIKELWQREQKKMQELEASLRKAKLLYMQRQDEYEKAKSCTARAEEEHLSSSGSFAKDVSKQLEKKRRLEEEALQKAEEANEYYKASMAEVEEKRSDLESFKSDVLTQLRELIYQCDLTLKAVTVNLFQLQHAQVVSLPVNCQSLCESAKLYDPGQQYSEFVKSLPKEGVRIERGSFETQSSQIDGVFNKQSASSIHTSHGNLSQCSGDFPTQMLDDVGSPVYHRSQRIGEKRSSSSTDIQVIRGPPPFRSWSVGNQSGGMCSDSESAGGSSESRSMDSPSASPGDFKRRLPRTPSTGTMSSADDLDEREPPSPSDCGLNDLTSETANSPGPFRNTNMSKAAQTHKLRKLRAPSKCRECDSLVVFHGAECEECSLACHKKCLETLAIQCGHKKLHGRLHLFGVEFAQAAKSVPDGIPFIIKKCTSEIESRALNVKGIYRVNGAKSRVEKLCQAFENGKDLVELSELYAHDISNVLKLYLRQLPEPLILFRLYNEFIGLAKESQSVNEELDAKQASPKSKKRQSICIELNRIIIKIKDLLKQLPVPNYNTLQYLIGHLHRVTEQSDENKMSASNLGIIFGPTLIRPRQTDATVSLSSLVDYPYQARVVELLITYYEKIFDVSLQPFLSTSQTEENAITVRVALSAEEREPQQQRKSFVAVKEQGVPIASSENRASETTALLLESNNSKNAKEQVDTSVTEHVSLQLGGTKSEGSGKSNSLLESSATNILDIHISAPKESGDAVNPASEKDSHSFVSASEESCKVNLFPAKPNRQITKVPLRVPRTKPAIRPVSLPVDRILPPCVLNERNSRNAGVVSPEKVGRSPTIEEVSEVKALPAVNTFCRLSCCDTQMLQKTWDKQYKQYDITARTAMIVTNVPQENRALEGGTAGALSSSCSNSSANAILPSKPYSLSVRSGRTATDGNSPDAHSLAAFRAPRTLQPPPGTFYKPPPNKSKQSERSSVEQAKACASTSASSVLQQDTVKLARSSALPSGNPGQSTNEQKTGSEDTHSTDLKPAYQRLRPKRIQELEHREAHFV, encoded by the exons cgGTGAACTTCAAAGAagttaatgaagaaaacaaaagagaactCTTCAGtgaagtattttcttccattGAAGCATTGGCATTCACATTTGGAAACGT TATTTCAGACTTCCTTATGGGAGATGTAGACAATGGCTCGTCGCTGGGACTTCCTGTATCTCGGAGAAGTCGG TCTTTTGAGAATCTCTCTGTGGAGTCTGGGGGTTCACTGCATGAAAGGGATGATATTCAAG GACATCTTCGAGCAGAGGAGGTTGACAACATGCTCCTAAGGAATGACAGTGGAATTGAATCGGCTCTGTCATATGCTAAAGCGTGGTCAAAATATACCAAGGATGTAGTCGCATGGGTAGAAAAAAAGCTTAGTTTGG aagtgGAATGTGCTAAAAACTTAGCAAAAATGGCTGAAACCATTAAAGCTGCTGTTGGACCGCAG GATTATATGCCATTCCAATCAATATTCCTTAATGCTCTTCAAAATGATATTGAGAACAATCAACTTTGGcaacaaacagctgctgctctccagtctAACAAATTTGTGCAG CCTCTTCTGGGAAGAAAGAATGAGTTGGAtagacaaaggaaagaaatcaagGAGCTTTGGCAGcgtgaacagaaaaaaatg CAAGAGCTGGAAGCTTCTCTAAGAAAAGCAAAGTTGCTATATATGCAGCGCCAAGATGAGTACGAAAAGGCCAAATCCTGCACTGCTCGTGCTGAAGAGGAGCATCTTAGCTCAAGTGGAAGCTTTGCAAAAGATGTCAGCaagcaactggaaaaaaaacgAAGGCTAGAAGAGGAGGCTCTTCAAAAA GCTGAAGAGGCCAATGAATACTATAAAGCAAGCATGGCAgaagttgaagaaaaaagaagcgATTTGGAAAGCTTTAAAAGTGATGTTTTAACACAGCTTCGGGAACTTATTTACCAGTGTGATCTAACTCTTAAAGCT GTAACAGTTAACCTGTTCCAGCTGCAGCATGCACAGGTTGTATCTCTTCCAGTAAACTGCCAGTCACTCTGTGAGAGTGCCAAACTTTATGACCCTGGTCAGCAGTATTCAGAGTTTGTGAAAAGTTTGCCAAAGGAAGGTGTTCGTATTGAACGAGGTTCTTTTGAAACCCAAAGCTCCCAGATCGATGG gGTTTTTAATAAGCAATCAGCCAGCAGTATCCATACATCACATGGTAACTTATCTCAGTGTTCAGGAGACTTTCCAACCCAGATGCTAGATGATGTGGGAAGTCCAGTCTATCATCGTTCCCAAAGGATTGGCGAGAAGAGatcttccagcagcacagataTCCAAG tgATTCGAGGGCCACCGCCATTCAGATCTTGGTCAGTTGGAAACCAGAGTGGAGGAATGTGCAGTGATTCTGAAAGTGCAGGGGGAAGCAGTGAGTCACGATCTATGGATTCACCATCTGCTAGCCCAG GGGATTTTAAAAGACGACTTCCACGAACACCTTCTACTGGTACTATGTCATCTGCAGATGATCTTGATGAAAGAGAACCACCATCTCCTTCAGACTGTG GTTTAAATGATCTGACATCTGAAACTGCAAATTCTCCGGGACCTTTTAGAAACACTAATATGTCTAAAGCAGCACAAACACATAAACTACGGAAGCTGAGAGCTCCATCTAAATGCAGAGAATGTGACAGCTTAGTGGTATTTCATGGAGCTGAATGTGAGGAG TGCTCACTTGCATGCCATAAGAAATGTTTAGAGACATTAGCTATTCAGTGTGGACACAAAAAACTTCATGGAAGGCTTCACTTGTTCGGAGTGGAATTTGCTCAAGCTGCTAAAAGTGTTCCTGATGGCATTCCTTTCATCATCAAGAAGTGTACATCAGAAATTGAAAGCAGAGCACTGAATGTCAAG GGTATCTATCGTGTGAATGGAGCCAAATCAAGAGTTGAAAAGCTTTGTCAagcttttgaaaatggaaaggatTTGGTTGAGCTCTCAGAACTTTATGCACATGATATTAGCAATGTTCTCAAGCTGTATCTTCGCCAG CTTCCAGAACCCTTGATTTTATTTCGGCTTTACAATGAGTTCATTGGACTTGCAAAAGAAAGCCAGAGTGTCAATGAAGAATTGGATGCTAAGCAAGCTAGCCCCAAGTCAAAGAAAAGACAATCGATCTGTATTGAACTGAATAGGATCATCATTAAAATTAAAGATCTTCTGAAACAACTGCCTGTACCAAATTATAACACTCTTCAGTACCTTATTGGCCACCTTCACAG GGTTACAGAACAGtctgatgaaaataaaatgtcagctAGCAACCTTGGCATAATATTTGGCCCAACTCTGATCAGGCCACGCCAAACAGATGCTACAGTTTCTTTATCCTCACTTGTGGATTATCCATATCAGGCCCGGGTAGTGGAGCTGCTTATAACATACTATGAGAAGATATTTGATGTTTCATTGCAACCGTTTCTGAGCACATCacagactgaagaaaatgcCATTACAGTCAGAGTTGCTTTATCAGCAGAAGAGAGGgaaccacagcagcagaggaagtcATTTGTTGCTGTGAAGGAA CAGGGTGTTCCAATAGCTTCAAGTGAAAACAGAGCTTCAGAAACAACTGCATTGCTTTTGGAATCGAACAATAGCAAGAATGCAAAAGAACAAGTAGATACATCTGTAACTG AACATGTGTCACTGCAACTTGGGGGAACTAAATCAGAGGGCTCTGGGAAGAGTAATTCTCTACTAGAATCATCAGCTACCAACATTTTGGACATTCATATTTCTGCTCCAAAAGAGTCAG GTGATGCTGTGAATCCAGCTTCAGAGAAAGACAGTCATTCATTTGTTTCTGCAAGTGAAGAGAGCTGTAAAGTTAACTTATTTCCTGCAAAACCTAATCGTCAAATTACCAAAGTTCCATTGAGGGTTCCAAGGACAAAACCAGCTATTCGCCCTGTGAGCTTACCTGTAGATCGAATACTTCCTCCCTGTGTTTTGAATGAGAGAAATTCACGAAATGCAGGAGTTGTAAGTCCAGAAAAGGTTGGCAGAAGCCCTACTATTGAAGAAGTTTCAGAGGTTAAGGCACTCCCTGCTGTCAATACATTCTGCAGACTTTCTTGTTGTGACACTCAGATGCTTCAAAAAACCTGGGACAAGCAATATAAACAGTATGATATCACAGCAAGGACAGCAATGATTGTGACAAATGTGCCCCAGGAGAACCGAGCACTTGAGGGTGGAACTGCAGGTGCCTTATCATCATCATGTAGTAACAGTTCAGCTAATGCCATTCTTCCTAGTAAGCCATATTCTCTTTCTGTCAGGTCAGGAAGGACAGCAACAGATGGGAACAGTCCTGATGCCCATTCTCTTGCTGCCTTCAGGGCACCAAGAACACTACAACCACCCCCAGGGACATTTTATAAACCACCTCCTAACAAATCCAAACAAAGTGAAAGGAGTTCAGTAGAACAAGCCAAAGCTTGTGCATCAACAAGTGCTAGCTCTGTGCTTCAGCAGGATACTGTGAAACTGGCTAGGAGCTCTGCACTTCCATCGGGCAATCCTGGACAAAgcacaaatgaacaaaaaactgGCTCAGAGGATACTCACTCCACAGATTTGAAACCTGCTTACCAGAGACTAAGGCCAAAAAGGATCCAAGAGCTAGAACACAGGGAAGCTCACTTTGTATAG
- the ARHGAP29 gene encoding rho GTPase-activating protein 29 isoform X2: MLRQNGGSNKRGLGLARLSTSNFFTISNSGNWGMGRSTKSSSLSSISSNSDCYDNPVVDPEYIMQLVNDVRKFADVLLYLKEAICSEENQDGLHQVVHERLGELLRVLKAVINKHQTLNSVDILSAAGTVIAKVKAVNFKEVNEENKRELFSEVFSSIEALAFTFGNVISDFLMGDVDNGSSLGLPVSRRSRSFENLSVESGGSLHERDDIQGHLRAEEVDNMLLRNDSGIESALSYAKAWSKYTKDVVAWVEKKLSLEVECAKNLAKMAETIKAAVGPQDYMPFQSIFLNALQNDIENNQLWQQTAAALQSNKFVQPLLGRKNELDRQRKEIKELWQREQKKMQELEASLRKAKLLYMQRQDEYEKAKSCTARAEEEHLSSSGSFAKDVSKQLEKKRRLEEEALQKAEEANEYYKASMAEVEEKRSDLESFKSDVLTQLRELIYQCDLTLKAVTVNLFQLQHAQVVSLPVNCQSLCESAKLYDPGQQYSEFVKSLPKEGVRIERGSFETQSSQIDGVFNKQSASSIHTSHGNLSQCSGDFPTQMLDDVGSPVYHRSQRIGEKRSSSSTDIQVIRGPPPFRSWSVGNQSGGMCSDSESAGGSSESRSMDSPSASPGDFKRRLPRTPSTGTMSSADDLDEREPPSPSDCLNDLTSETANSPGPFRNTNMSKAAQTHKLRKLRAPSKCRECDSLVVFHGAECEECSLACHKKCLETLAIQCGHKKLHGRLHLFGVEFAQAAKSVPDGIPFIIKKCTSEIESRALNVKGIYRVNGAKSRVEKLCQAFENGKDLVELSELYAHDISNVLKLYLRQLPEPLILFRLYNEFIGLAKESQSVNEELDAKQASPKSKKRQSICIELNRIIIKIKDLLKQLPVPNYNTLQYLIGHLHRVTEQSDENKMSASNLGIIFGPTLIRPRQTDATVSLSSLVDYPYQARVVELLITYYEKIFDVSLQPFLSTSQTEENAITVRVALSAEEREPQQQRKSFVAVKEQGVPIASSENRASETTALLLESNNSKNAKEQVDTSVTEHVSLQLGGTKSEGSGKSNSLLESSATNILDIHISAPKESGDAVNPASEKDSHSFVSASEESCKVNLFPAKPNRQITKVPLRVPRTKPAIRPVSLPVDRILPPCVLNERNSRNAGVVSPEKVGRSPTIEEVSEVKALPAVNTFCRLSCCDTQMLQKTWDKQYKQYDITARTAMIVTNVPQENRALEGGTAGALSSSCSNSSANAILPSKPYSLSVRSGRTATDGNSPDAHSLAAFRAPRTLQPPPGTFYKPPPNKSKQSERSSVEQAKACASTSASSVLQQDTVKLARSSALPSGNPGQSTNEQKTGSEDTHSTDLKPAYQRLRPKRIQELEHREAHFV; the protein is encoded by the exons cgGTGAACTTCAAAGAagttaatgaagaaaacaaaagagaactCTTCAGtgaagtattttcttccattGAAGCATTGGCATTCACATTTGGAAACGT TATTTCAGACTTCCTTATGGGAGATGTAGACAATGGCTCGTCGCTGGGACTTCCTGTATCTCGGAGAAGTCGG TCTTTTGAGAATCTCTCTGTGGAGTCTGGGGGTTCACTGCATGAAAGGGATGATATTCAAG GACATCTTCGAGCAGAGGAGGTTGACAACATGCTCCTAAGGAATGACAGTGGAATTGAATCGGCTCTGTCATATGCTAAAGCGTGGTCAAAATATACCAAGGATGTAGTCGCATGGGTAGAAAAAAAGCTTAGTTTGG aagtgGAATGTGCTAAAAACTTAGCAAAAATGGCTGAAACCATTAAAGCTGCTGTTGGACCGCAG GATTATATGCCATTCCAATCAATATTCCTTAATGCTCTTCAAAATGATATTGAGAACAATCAACTTTGGcaacaaacagctgctgctctccagtctAACAAATTTGTGCAG CCTCTTCTGGGAAGAAAGAATGAGTTGGAtagacaaaggaaagaaatcaagGAGCTTTGGCAGcgtgaacagaaaaaaatg CAAGAGCTGGAAGCTTCTCTAAGAAAAGCAAAGTTGCTATATATGCAGCGCCAAGATGAGTACGAAAAGGCCAAATCCTGCACTGCTCGTGCTGAAGAGGAGCATCTTAGCTCAAGTGGAAGCTTTGCAAAAGATGTCAGCaagcaactggaaaaaaaacgAAGGCTAGAAGAGGAGGCTCTTCAAAAA GCTGAAGAGGCCAATGAATACTATAAAGCAAGCATGGCAgaagttgaagaaaaaagaagcgATTTGGAAAGCTTTAAAAGTGATGTTTTAACACAGCTTCGGGAACTTATTTACCAGTGTGATCTAACTCTTAAAGCT GTAACAGTTAACCTGTTCCAGCTGCAGCATGCACAGGTTGTATCTCTTCCAGTAAACTGCCAGTCACTCTGTGAGAGTGCCAAACTTTATGACCCTGGTCAGCAGTATTCAGAGTTTGTGAAAAGTTTGCCAAAGGAAGGTGTTCGTATTGAACGAGGTTCTTTTGAAACCCAAAGCTCCCAGATCGATGG gGTTTTTAATAAGCAATCAGCCAGCAGTATCCATACATCACATGGTAACTTATCTCAGTGTTCAGGAGACTTTCCAACCCAGATGCTAGATGATGTGGGAAGTCCAGTCTATCATCGTTCCCAAAGGATTGGCGAGAAGAGatcttccagcagcacagataTCCAAG tgATTCGAGGGCCACCGCCATTCAGATCTTGGTCAGTTGGAAACCAGAGTGGAGGAATGTGCAGTGATTCTGAAAGTGCAGGGGGAAGCAGTGAGTCACGATCTATGGATTCACCATCTGCTAGCCCAG GGGATTTTAAAAGACGACTTCCACGAACACCTTCTACTGGTACTATGTCATCTGCAGATGATCTTGATGAAAGAGAACCACCATCTCCTTCAGACT GTTTAAATGATCTGACATCTGAAACTGCAAATTCTCCGGGACCTTTTAGAAACACTAATATGTCTAAAGCAGCACAAACACATAAACTACGGAAGCTGAGAGCTCCATCTAAATGCAGAGAATGTGACAGCTTAGTGGTATTTCATGGAGCTGAATGTGAGGAG TGCTCACTTGCATGCCATAAGAAATGTTTAGAGACATTAGCTATTCAGTGTGGACACAAAAAACTTCATGGAAGGCTTCACTTGTTCGGAGTGGAATTTGCTCAAGCTGCTAAAAGTGTTCCTGATGGCATTCCTTTCATCATCAAGAAGTGTACATCAGAAATTGAAAGCAGAGCACTGAATGTCAAG GGTATCTATCGTGTGAATGGAGCCAAATCAAGAGTTGAAAAGCTTTGTCAagcttttgaaaatggaaaggatTTGGTTGAGCTCTCAGAACTTTATGCACATGATATTAGCAATGTTCTCAAGCTGTATCTTCGCCAG CTTCCAGAACCCTTGATTTTATTTCGGCTTTACAATGAGTTCATTGGACTTGCAAAAGAAAGCCAGAGTGTCAATGAAGAATTGGATGCTAAGCAAGCTAGCCCCAAGTCAAAGAAAAGACAATCGATCTGTATTGAACTGAATAGGATCATCATTAAAATTAAAGATCTTCTGAAACAACTGCCTGTACCAAATTATAACACTCTTCAGTACCTTATTGGCCACCTTCACAG GGTTACAGAACAGtctgatgaaaataaaatgtcagctAGCAACCTTGGCATAATATTTGGCCCAACTCTGATCAGGCCACGCCAAACAGATGCTACAGTTTCTTTATCCTCACTTGTGGATTATCCATATCAGGCCCGGGTAGTGGAGCTGCTTATAACATACTATGAGAAGATATTTGATGTTTCATTGCAACCGTTTCTGAGCACATCacagactgaagaaaatgcCATTACAGTCAGAGTTGCTTTATCAGCAGAAGAGAGGgaaccacagcagcagaggaagtcATTTGTTGCTGTGAAGGAA CAGGGTGTTCCAATAGCTTCAAGTGAAAACAGAGCTTCAGAAACAACTGCATTGCTTTTGGAATCGAACAATAGCAAGAATGCAAAAGAACAAGTAGATACATCTGTAACTG AACATGTGTCACTGCAACTTGGGGGAACTAAATCAGAGGGCTCTGGGAAGAGTAATTCTCTACTAGAATCATCAGCTACCAACATTTTGGACATTCATATTTCTGCTCCAAAAGAGTCAG GTGATGCTGTGAATCCAGCTTCAGAGAAAGACAGTCATTCATTTGTTTCTGCAAGTGAAGAGAGCTGTAAAGTTAACTTATTTCCTGCAAAACCTAATCGTCAAATTACCAAAGTTCCATTGAGGGTTCCAAGGACAAAACCAGCTATTCGCCCTGTGAGCTTACCTGTAGATCGAATACTTCCTCCCTGTGTTTTGAATGAGAGAAATTCACGAAATGCAGGAGTTGTAAGTCCAGAAAAGGTTGGCAGAAGCCCTACTATTGAAGAAGTTTCAGAGGTTAAGGCACTCCCTGCTGTCAATACATTCTGCAGACTTTCTTGTTGTGACACTCAGATGCTTCAAAAAACCTGGGACAAGCAATATAAACAGTATGATATCACAGCAAGGACAGCAATGATTGTGACAAATGTGCCCCAGGAGAACCGAGCACTTGAGGGTGGAACTGCAGGTGCCTTATCATCATCATGTAGTAACAGTTCAGCTAATGCCATTCTTCCTAGTAAGCCATATTCTCTTTCTGTCAGGTCAGGAAGGACAGCAACAGATGGGAACAGTCCTGATGCCCATTCTCTTGCTGCCTTCAGGGCACCAAGAACACTACAACCACCCCCAGGGACATTTTATAAACCACCTCCTAACAAATCCAAACAAAGTGAAAGGAGTTCAGTAGAACAAGCCAAAGCTTGTGCATCAACAAGTGCTAGCTCTGTGCTTCAGCAGGATACTGTGAAACTGGCTAGGAGCTCTGCACTTCCATCGGGCAATCCTGGACAAAgcacaaatgaacaaaaaactgGCTCAGAGGATACTCACTCCACAGATTTGAAACCTGCTTACCAGAGACTAAGGCCAAAAAGGATCCAAGAGCTAGAACACAGGGAAGCTCACTTTGTATAG